The following are encoded in a window of Sminthopsis crassicaudata isolate SCR6 chromosome 3, ASM4859323v1, whole genome shotgun sequence genomic DNA:
- the TM4SF1 gene encoding transmembrane 4 L6 family member 1 — MCYGKCARCIGHSLVGLAVLNIVANILLYFPNGETKYASEDHLSRFVWFFSGIVGGGLLILLPAFVFIGLEEEDCCGCCGHENCGKSCAMLSSVMAALIGLAGSGYCVIVAALGLAEGPRCLDRHGEWNYTFAHTNGDYLVNPSQWSECIEPKNIVQWNVTLFSILLALGGIQFILCLIQVINGVLGGICGFCCSRQQQYDC, encoded by the exons ATGTGTTACGGCAAATGTGCCCGCTGCATCGGGCACTCCTTGGTGGGCCTCGCCGTCCTCAACATCGTGGCCAACATTTTGCTGTACTTCCCCAATGGGGAGACAAAGTATGCCAGTGAGGACCACCTGAGTCGCTTTGTCTGGTTCTTCTCGGGAATCGTAGGAGGGGGGCTTCTG ATTCTCCTCCCTGCTTTTGTATTTATTGGATTGGAAGAGGAAGACTGCTGTGGATGCTGTGGCCATGAGAACTGTGGGAAAAGCTGTGCG ATGCTCTCCTCGGTGATGGCGGCCCTCATTGGACTCGCAGGATCCGGTTACTGTGTGATCGTGGCTGCTCTTGGGTTAGCTGAAGGTCCCAGATGTCTTGATCGCCATGGAGAATGGAACTACACCTTTGCACACACCAATGGAGA TTACCTTGTTAACCCCTCCCAATGGTCCGAGTGCATTGAACCCAAGAATATTGTGCAATGGAACGTGACCCTGTTTTCCATTCTCTTGGCACTTGGAGGAATCCAATTCATCTTGTGTCTTATTCAAGTAATAAATGGCGTACTTGGAGGCATCTGTGGTTTTTGCTGCTCCCGCCAACAG cAATATGACTGCTAG